The following proteins are co-located in the Sporolactobacillus pectinivorans genome:
- the ilvD gene encoding dihydroxy-acid dehydratase, translated as MRSDEIKKGLDRAPARSLLRATGMVKNEEDMRKPFIAVCNSYVDIVPGHVHLRKLADVAKQAIREAGGIPFEFNTIGVDDGIAMGHIGMRYSLPSRELIADAAETMINAHWFDGVFYMPNCDKITPGMLLGAVRTNVPAIFCSGGPMKAGLSAQGKALTLSSVFEGIGAFKEGRITKEQFLDIEASACPTCGSCAGMFTANSMNCLMEMLGVALPGNGTALAVSEERHDLVRRSAFRLMDLVKNQVKPRDLITPEAVDDAFALDMAMGGSTNTVLHMLAVASEAGIHYDLNRINEVAEKVPYLAKIAPSSAFSMQDVHEAGGISAIIKTLIDMGGIIHPDRITVSGRTLRENVTDAQIKNPKVIHPLEDAYSKTGGLSVLFGNLAPKGAVIKVGGVDPSIKVFTGKAICFNSHDEAVEAIDNHTVRKGHVVVVRYEGPKGGPGMPEMLAPTSSIVGRGLGKDVALITDGRFSGASRGISVGHISPEAASGGPIALVKNGDTITIDLTHRAIHLAVSDEELSERQKQLKPFVPKVKTGYLARYAALVTSAHTGGVMRLPEAWTNESKEKESAAPLTK; from the coding sequence TTGAGAAGTGATGAAATCAAGAAAGGATTAGACAGGGCCCCGGCCAGAAGCCTGCTGCGGGCAACCGGTATGGTCAAAAATGAAGAGGATATGCGAAAACCATTTATCGCTGTCTGTAATTCCTACGTGGACATCGTGCCCGGACATGTGCATCTTAGAAAACTGGCCGACGTCGCCAAGCAGGCGATTCGAGAAGCTGGCGGCATACCGTTTGAGTTCAACACGATCGGTGTGGATGACGGGATTGCGATGGGTCATATCGGCATGCGTTATTCCCTTCCCAGCCGGGAACTGATTGCCGATGCAGCAGAAACAATGATCAACGCTCACTGGTTTGACGGCGTTTTCTACATGCCAAACTGTGACAAAATCACACCGGGCATGCTGCTTGGCGCCGTTCGCACCAATGTCCCTGCCATATTCTGTTCGGGCGGTCCGATGAAGGCCGGTCTGTCGGCGCAGGGCAAAGCGCTGACTCTGTCTTCAGTCTTTGAAGGGATCGGTGCCTTTAAAGAAGGGCGGATCACAAAAGAACAATTTCTTGATATCGAAGCTTCTGCCTGTCCGACCTGCGGCTCCTGTGCCGGCATGTTCACCGCCAACTCGATGAATTGCCTGATGGAAATGCTCGGTGTCGCGCTTCCCGGAAACGGCACGGCATTGGCTGTTTCCGAAGAACGGCATGACCTGGTCAGGCGGTCGGCTTTCCGGTTGATGGATTTAGTGAAGAACCAGGTCAAGCCTCGTGATCTCATCACCCCGGAAGCTGTTGACGACGCATTTGCCCTGGACATGGCCATGGGCGGGTCGACCAACACGGTGCTGCACATGCTGGCTGTAGCCTCCGAAGCCGGCATTCATTATGATTTGAACCGCATCAATGAAGTTGCTGAAAAAGTACCTTATCTCGCAAAAATTGCTCCGAGTTCTGCATTCTCCATGCAAGATGTTCACGAAGCCGGCGGCATCTCCGCAATTATCAAAACCCTCATCGATATGGGCGGCATTATTCACCCTGATCGGATCACTGTTAGCGGACGAACACTTCGTGAAAATGTCACAGACGCTCAAATCAAGAATCCCAAAGTCATTCATCCATTAGAAGATGCCTACAGCAAAACAGGCGGCCTGTCTGTTCTGTTCGGCAATCTTGCGCCAAAAGGTGCCGTGATCAAGGTCGGGGGCGTGGATCCGTCGATTAAAGTCTTTACTGGGAAAGCAATCTGCTTTAACTCACATGATGAAGCCGTTGAAGCGATTGACAATCATACCGTCCGAAAAGGCCATGTCGTTGTTGTACGCTACGAAGGACCGAAAGGGGGCCCGGGTATGCCGGAAATGCTGGCACCGACCTCATCAATTGTCGGCCGCGGACTTGGAAAAGATGTCGCTCTGATCACGGACGGCCGTTTTTCCGGAGCATCCCGCGGTATTTCAGTCGGCCATATTTCACCGGAAGCCGCATCGGGCGGTCCGATTGCCCTTGTTAAAAATGGCGATACAATCACAATTGATCTGACCCATCGGGCGATCCATCTTGCCGTATCAGACGAAGAACTTTCTGAACGGCAAAAGCAGCTCAAACCTTTTGTTCCGAAAGTCAAAACCGGTTATCTGGCCCGTTATGCCGCACTGGTTACTTCTGCTCATACCGGAGGCGTCATGAGACTTCCGGAAGCATGGACGAATGAATCGAAAGAAAAGGAATCAGCGGCACCATTAACTAAGTG